The Mycobacterium seoulense genomic interval CCGGGGCGAGAAGGCCCCCGAAGGCCTCCGCGAGCGGCTACGGCTGGAGATCCGGCGGACCACCGTCATCCGCGAGTCGCAGTAGCGGTCCTCAGGCGTTGGGCCGCTTGCCGTGGTTGGCTTTGCTGTGCTTGCGGTCGCGCTTCTTACGGCCCCGTTTGGCCATGGTCGAACCCTCCGTTGATCGGTCTTTGTGCGGGCGCGCGGCGCCCGTCAGCCTGCCGCACAGTCTCTCACGAGGTCCGAACCACGTGAAATCGGCACGACGCCGAAGCCCGTGCCACCGTACGACCGCTCCAATCCATCCGTCACACTGACATACGTGACGACGTCGACGTTGATTCGGGCATTTGGTCTATCACGGATGGCGCTTGGTCTGTGGCTCGCGCTGGCGCCTCAACGTCCCGGCGAACTGTGGTTCGGCGAACCCGATCCGCCGGCGGCGGGTACCGCGCTCTTGCGTTGTGTCGGCGGACGGGACCTGGGCATCGGACTCGGCCTTACGGCGAACGCTACGCCGGACTCATTGTGGTTGAGGGTCGGAATCCTCGCCGATGTCATTGATGGCGTGGCCACGCTGGCGGCGAGCCGCCAGATGCCACGCGCGGGCGCTCGTCGGCTTCGTCGGGGCGACCGCCTACTCGGTCATCGGGATTCTGATGCTGCGCGCGGCCGGGATCGGACAGCGGATCGTTCGGGCATCGCGCAGGGATAGCCCCCTACCCGCCTGACGTGAGCCCGCACCGCCCACGGCACAAGACCAGAGCCCCGCGTGCCGAGGTCCGGACCGCACCTGTGGTTCGATAGACACCGAGCCTGACGGAAGCTTGATGACCAGCAGCCGGCCTGCGCAATGGCCGATACGAGTGGGGTGAAGATGGCCGAGGATGTCCGCGCCGAGATCGTGGCCAGCGTGCTCGAAGTCGTGGTGAGCGAGGGTGACCAGATCGGCAAAGGCGACGTCGTGGTGTTGTTGGAGTCGATGAAGATGGAGATTCCCGTGTTGGCCGAGGTCGACGGCACCGTCAGCAAGGTGAGCGTCTCCGTGGGCGATGTCATCCAGGCGGGCGACCTGATTGCCGTGATCAGCTAGCCGTTGGACCCCTCTGTTGCCGGGGATGCCCGGGGTGAGTGATGTCGACTCTCGGTGATCTGCTCGCCGAACACACCGTGCTGCCGGGCAACGCGGTGGACCACCTGCACGCGGTGGTGGGGGAGTGGCAGCTGCTGGCAGACCTGTCGTTCGCCGACTACCTGATGTGGGTTCGCCGCGACGACGGCATGTTGGTGTGTGTGGCGCAGTGCCGGCCCAACACCGCGCCCACGGTGCTGCTCACCGATTCGGTGGGCAGTGTGGTCGCCGCCGACCGGCTGGCGCTCGTCGCCCAGACCTTCGAATCCGGCGCCGCCCAGCGGGATTACGATGCGGGCCAAGAGGATTCGTTGCTGCCCGGCCCGCACGTCGAGGCCTCGCCGGTGCAGTACGGCGGCCGCGTGGTGGCCGTGCTCACCCGCCATCAAACCGCGGTCGCGGCCGACCGCACGTCCGGCCAACTGGAGACCGCCTACCGGGAGTGCGCGAGCGACCTCGTCCACATGCTCGCCGACGGCACCTTCCCCGACGTGGGGGACGTCGTCATGTCCCGTTCCACGCCCCGGGCGGGCGACGGCTTCATCCGGCTGGACGTCAACGGCGTCGTCGCGTACGCCAGCCCCAACGCGGTGTCGGCCTACCATCGGATGGGGCTGACCAGCGAGCTGGAGGGCCGCAACCTGGTCAAGGTGACGCGGCCGCTGATCTCGGATCCCTTCGAGGCGCAGGAGCTGGCCGAGCACGTGCTCGACCTGCTCGCCGGGGGCAAGAGCATGCGGATGGAGGTCGACGCCGGCGGCGCCACGGTGCTGCTGCGGACGCTGCCCCTGGTGGTCAACGGCGCCAGCGCCGGGGCGGCGGTGCTGATCCGCGACGTCACCGAGGTGAAGCGCCGCGACCGGGCCCTGATCTCCAAGGACGCCACGATTCGCGAAATCCACCACCGGGTGAAGAACAACCTGCAGACGGTGGCGGCGCTGCTACGCCTGCAGGCCCGACGGACGGCCAACGCCGAGGGGCGCGAAGCCCTGATCGAGTCGGTGCGCCGGGTCTCGTCGATCGCTTTGGTGCACGACGCGCTGTCGATGTCGGTCGACGAGCAGGTGAACCTCGACGAGGTCATCGACCGGATCCTGCCGATCATGAACGACGTGGCGTCGGTGGACCGGCCGATCCGGATCAACCGGGTCGGGGACCTGGGGGTGCTGGACTCCGACCGGGCGACCGCGCTGATCATGGTGATCACCGAATGGTTCAGAACGCGATCGAGCATGCGTTCGACCCGGCGGTCGAAGCGGGGTCGGTGACCATCCGCGCCGAGCGGTCGGCGCGCTGGCTCGACGTCGTCGTCCACGACGACGGCCGCGGGTTGCCCGAGGGCTTCAGCCTGGAGACGTCCGACAGCCTCGGTCTGCAGATCGTGCGGACCCTGGTGTCGGCCGAGCTCGACGGCACGCTGGGCATGCGCCAAGCCCCGTCCAGCGGCACCGATGTGGTGTTGCGGGTGCCGATCGGCCGGCGGGCCCGCTTGGTGTTGTAGGCGTCACGCCAACACAACAGTGCGGCCCCGACTTTCGTCGGGGCCGCACTGTGTGCTCTGACTGAATCAGACTCCGCTGCGGGCCTTCGTCCGGGCATTGCGACGCTTGAGGGCGCGCCGCTCGTCTTCGCTCATGCCGCCCCAGACGCCCGAGTCCTGGCCGGTATTCAGGGCCCAGGACAGGCAATCCGTGGTCACCGGGCACCGATTGCAGACCAGTTTCGCGTCAGCGATCTGCGCGAGCGCCGGGCCGCTGTTCCCTACCGGGAAGAACAGCTCCGGGTCCTCGTCACGACAGACCGCCTTGTGGCGCCAATCCATACGTTCTTACTCCTCACTGAGTGCGCAGCAGGGCGCACGGCCAATTTTCTTCGGCTGTTAACGCGTGCACAAGAAAAGGGTCCGTACCCCTATCCAAATTTCTGCATGCAACCTTTCGATCGTTTCACAGGCTCAACAGAAGTCAATAGGACCGAGTTAGCTCGTGGGCTATCTCACTTTGATCATTCGGTAGCCGAGCCCTTACTCCGTTGTACTACACTGACGGGCCACTCTCGCGGAAAAATTTCGCCGCCCGGCTCGTGGGCGCTTCGTTCGCGCAGGTCAGAGCGGATTTTTTCGAGGCGGTGCGACCACGGCAAGCGCGTCCGGTACCGCCCGGTACGTCATGGTTTCGCGCACTCCGAGGTAATCCCCGTCGAACTGGCAGGCGACCGGGCCCCCGGTCGAGGTGACGCGCACACAGGGCACATCGTCCGCGGTGATGAGGTGGTCGAACTCGAACTTCGGCCGCTTGGCGAACATCTGCCGCACGATGCGCAGCGTGGGAATCGTTTTCATGGTGGTGGGCGCGAACACGCCCAGCCCCGACTCGAAGGTGCAGCCGGGATTGGTCCATACCGGCCGGTCATTGGCGAACGTCCAGGGGCTGGAATTGGACACGAACGCGAAGCTCACCCCGGTGATGGGTTCGCGGCCCGGCAGTTCGAGGGTGAGCATCGGTTCGCGGCGCGTGTAGCCCCAGACGGCGGGCACCGCGGCGCGAATGTAGCGCCAGGCCGTCACCTTCCCGCCCTTGTCCCGTTCGGCCTCGACCGCGGCGACCACCTCCGCGTCGACACCCATCCCGGTGTTGAACACCGCCCACCGCTCACCGCAGTCGATCAGGCCGATGCGCCGCCAGGTGTGGTGGCGGTGGTAGTCGTCGAGCAACTGGATGAGCTGGTTGGTGGCGGCCACCGGGTCCCGCGAGATGCCCAGCGACCGCGCCAGCACGTTCGCCGAACCGCCGGGAACCACCGCGACCGCAGGGACCGGGCCGACGGGCCCCGATGCGGCGCCGGGACGGCCGAGCAGGCCATTGACCACACCGCTCACCGTGCCGTCGCCGCCGTGCACGACGACCAAATCGACGCCGTCCGCGACCGCCTTCTCCGCGAGTTCCGTGCCGTGACCGCGGTGATTGGTGTGTTCG includes:
- a CDS encoding 50S ribosomal protein bL37; translated protein: MAKRGRKKRDRKHSKANHGKRPNA
- a CDS encoding biotin/lipoyl-binding carrier protein: MAEDVRAEIVASVLEVVVSEGDQIGKGDVVVLLESMKMEIPVLAEVDGTVSKVSVSVGDVIQAGDLIAVIS
- the whiB1 gene encoding transcriptional regulator WhiB1, yielding MDWRHKAVCRDEDPELFFPVGNSGPALAQIADAKLVCNRCPVTTDCLSWALNTGQDSGVWGGMSEDERRALKRRNARTKARSGV
- a CDS encoding diacylglycerol/lipid kinase family protein, whose amino-acid sequence is MRAVLIVNPTATSTTPAGRDLLAHALKSRLQLTVEHTNHRGHGTELAEKAVADGVDLVVVHGGDGTVSGVVNGLLGRPGAASGPVGPVPAVAVVPGGSANVLARSLGISRDPVAATNQLIQLLDDYHRHHTWRRIGLIDCGERWAVFNTGMGVDAEVVAAVEAERDKGGKVTAWRYIRAAVPAVWGYTRREPMLTLELPGREPITGVSFAFVSNSSPWTFANDRPVWTNPGCTFESGLGVFAPTTMKTIPTLRIVRQMFAKRPKFEFDHLITADDVPCVRVTSTGGPVACQFDGDYLGVRETMTYRAVPDALAVVAPPRKNPL